ATCGCCCGAGGGCAGCGCGGCACAGCCGCCGAGCAGCAGCGCCATGGCCAGGGGAAAGAGGGGGCGAGTCAACGGGCGCATGGGGCTCCTCGGCGGGCCGGCAATCTGCAATGCTCCAAGAATATCATCGATGCGCACCACCGACCGAGACCAACCCTCTCACGGTCGCCACTTGCATCGCCGTGCATTGATGCCTACATTCGCGACCTGACCCACCGATCCACCCAGCGGGGCTTTCTCTGACCATGGCCAAACGCCTGCTTCCCGAATGGCACCCTCAGGATGCCGTCCAGCTCACCTGGCCCGGCCCCGAGAGCGACTGGGCGCCGCTGCTCGAGCGCATCGAGGCCACCCTGGAGGCCATGGTGGTCGCCATCGCCCGCTATCAGGCCGTGCTGATCAGCGTGCCCGACACCGCCACCCGCACCCACCTGGCCGGCCGCTTCGCAAGCCTCGGCGTGCCGGAGGAGCGAGTGACCCTGGTGGTGGCGCCCGCCGACGACACCTGGGCCCGGGACCATGGCCCGCTGGCCGTGGAGGATAACGGCGAGCTGCGCCTGCATGACTACGTCTTCACCGGCTGGGGCGGCAAGTTTCCCGCCGCCCGGGACAATACCCTGACCCGGCGGCTGCTTGATGCCGGCGTCTACGCCTGCCCGGTCAGCGAGCGCGGCCTGGTGCTGGAGGGTGGGGCGCTGGAGAGCGACGGTGCCGCCACCCTGCTCACCACCGAGGCGTGCCTGCTCAATCCCAACCGCAACCCCGGCCTCGACCGAGCGGCGGTGGAGGCCTGGCTGCACGAGGACTTCGGGGTGACCCGGGTGCTGTGGCTGGCCCATGGCCACCTGGAAGGGGACGACACCGACAGCCACGTGGACACCCTGGCGCGCTTCTGCGACCCGGCCACCGTCGCCTACGTGCGCTGCGACGACGAGAGCGACCCCCACTACCCGGCGCTGGCCGCCATGGAGGCGGAGCTCAAGGCCCTGCGCCGCCGGGACGGCGAGCCCTACCGGCTGGTGCCGCTGCCCTGGCCGAGCCCCTGCTTCGACCCGGTCGACGGCCACCGCCTGCCGGCCACCTACGCCAACTTCCTGATCATCAACGGTGCGGTGCTGGTGCCCACCTACGGCGACGCCGCCGACACCCGGGCGCTGACCGCCCTGGCCGGCGCCTTCCCGGGGCGCGACATCATTCCCATCGACTGCCTGAGCGTGATCCGCCAGCACGGCAGCCTGCACTGCCTGACCATGCAGCTGCCCCAGGGCAGCCTGGCCAGCCGGGCCTGAAGGAAATTGAAACCACGAGATTAGGGGCGCTGGGGACAAGCCGAAGAGGAGGTCCTACGCCAGGGATGGCGTCGGTAGCGTACAGGGAAGTATTCACAGCGCCTCCGGAAGGCCGGCCCCGCTCACAGGCTTGTCGCCAGACAAGCCCCGAGAAAATGAATAAAGAGGAGAGTCGATCATGCCCCGCCAACTGAAGGTCGGCCTGGTCCAGCAGCCCGCCTGGCCCGACAAGGCCAGGAGCCTCGCCGAGAGCGAGGCCGGCATCCGCGAGCTGGCCGCCGCCGGCGCCGAGCTGGTGATGCTCCAGGAGCTGCACGCCACCCACTACTTCTGCCAGTACGAGGACACCGAGCTCTTCGACCTGGCCGAGCCCCTGGACGGCCCCACCGGCACCCGCCTGGCGGCGCTCGCCGCCGAGCTCGATATCGTGCTGGTGGGCTCGCTGTTCGAGCGCCGCGCGCCGGGGCTCTACCACAACACCGCCGTGGTCTACGACCGCAAGCACGGTGCCGTGGGCCACTACCGCAAGATGCATATCCCCGACGATCCGGGCTTCTATGAGAAGTTCTACTTCACCCCGGGCGACGCCGACGACGCCCGCGGCCAGGGCTTCCACCCCATCGACACCTCGGTGGGCCGGCTCGGCCTGCTGGTGTG
The Halomonas alkalicola DNA segment above includes these coding regions:
- a CDS encoding carbon-nitrogen hydrolase; its protein translation is MPRQLKVGLVQQPAWPDKARSLAESEAGIRELAAAGAELVMLQELHATHYFCQYEDTELFDLAEPLDGPTGTRLAALAAELDIVLVGSLFERRAPGLYHNTAVVYDRKHGAVGHYRKMHIPDDPGFYEKFYFTPGDADDARGQGFHPIDTSVGRLGLLVCWDQWYPEAARLMALAGAELLLYPTAIGWDPADDDAEKSRQKDAWTLIQRSHAVANGVPVIVANRVGHEPDHSGVGRGIDFWGGSFIAGPQGELLAHGGVNAERLLVTLDMERGEDVRRIWPYLRDRRIDAYGDLTRRYRD
- a CDS encoding agmatine deiminase family protein, with product MAKRLLPEWHPQDAVQLTWPGPESDWAPLLERIEATLEAMVVAIARYQAVLISVPDTATRTHLAGRFASLGVPEERVTLVVAPADDTWARDHGPLAVEDNGELRLHDYVFTGWGGKFPAARDNTLTRRLLDAGVYACPVSERGLVLEGGALESDGAATLLTTEACLLNPNRNPGLDRAAVEAWLHEDFGVTRVLWLAHGHLEGDDTDSHVDTLARFCDPATVAYVRCDDESDPHYPALAAMEAELKALRRRDGEPYRLVPLPWPSPCFDPVDGHRLPATYANFLIINGAVLVPTYGDAADTRALTALAGAFPGRDIIPIDCLSVIRQHGSLHCLTMQLPQGSLASRA